One window of the Nothobranchius furzeri strain GRZ-AD chromosome 3, NfurGRZ-RIMD1, whole genome shotgun sequence genome contains the following:
- the zgc:171566 gene encoding gamma-glutamyl hydrolase, protein MAASVLLVLAACMWSGAPLCSAARILPLNHRPIIGVLAQENLPDDSFARGSSYIAASYVKFLESAGARVVPVRINRTEDEYTKLFYSLNGLLLPGGDVDLQTSQFGRVTRIFYNLALRANDAGDYFPIWGTCQGFQQLSVLTAKKNLLTLTNTKAVALPLTLTPAAQSSRLFRGFPRDLLQSLSDENITPNFHSWSLSMQNYSRNAKLKRFYKVLSTNSDGEKEFISTMEAYRYPFYAVQWHPEKSPFEWIDKPGMVHTTSAIRTSFYTASFFVSEAMKSRHHFSSPAEEQKALIYNFSPIYRGVNAVFIQNYYFD, encoded by the exons ATGGCTGCATCGGTGCTGCTGGTTCTGGCCGCCTGCATGTGGAGCGGAGCGCCTCTGTGCTCGGCGGCCAGGATCCTGCCGCTCAACCACCGACCCATCATCG GTGTGTTGGCACAAGAAAATCTCCCAGATGATTCGTTTGCTCGTGGCTCTTCGTACATCGCTGCCTCCTACGTGAAGTTCCTGGAGAGCGCCGGAGCCAGAGTCGTTCCCGTCCG AATCAATCGCACAGAAGACGAGTACACAAAGCTGTTCTACTCACTAAATGG GCTGCTGCTGCCAGGCGGAGACGTTGATCTGCAGACGTCCCAGTTCGGTCGAGTTACCAGAATCTTTTACAACTTGGCACTGAGG GCTAATGATGCTGGGGACTACTTCCCTATCTGGGGAACTTGTCAAGGattccagcagctctctgtcctcACAGCCAAGAAAAACCTGCTGACGCTCACCAATACCAAGGCCGTGGCTCTGCCCCTCACACTCACACCAG CGGCCCAGTCCAGTCGTTTGTTCCGTGGTTTTCCCAGAGATCTGCTGCAGTCTCTGTCTGATGAAAACATCACGCCCAACTTCCACAGCTGGAGTCTTTCAATGCAG aacTACAGTCGAAATGCGAAGCTGAAGAGGTTCTACAAAGTTCTGTCCACAAACAGTGATGGAGAGAAGGAGTTCATCTCCACTATGGAAG CCTACCGTTACCCGTTCTACGCTGTTCAGTGGCATCCAGAGAAGAGCCCGTTTGAGTGGATAGATAAGCCGGGAATGGTTCACACCACCTCTGCCATAAGAACCAGCTTCTACACGGCCAGCTTCTTTGTCTCTGAAG CCATGAAGAGTCGGCACCATTTCTCCAGTCCTGCTGAAGAGCAAAAAGCTCTGATTTACAACTTCTCCCCCATCTACAGAGGTGTCAATGCTGTCTTTATTCAGAACTATTACTTTGACTGA